CACGCGTGCCCTGGACAAGGTCGGTCTGCTCGAGCGAGCGCGGGGCGAGGGGCGGTTTGCGCTCAGTGCCGTGCTCGAGGTCCTCGATCAGGCCACCGCGGGCTTCGCGGCGACCGCGCGCGTGCGCTACACGCTCGTCGACACCAAGTGCGCGAAGGAGATCTTCCAGAAGACGATCTCCGCCGAGTACTCGACGGAGATGTGGGACTCGTTCATGAACCCCGGCATCGGCAGGCGGCTCGCGGAAGGCACGGTCCGGGTGAACACCTCCATCCTGGCAGAGCAGCTTCTCGGCCTGAGCCTGTTCCAGGAGGCGGTGTCCGCGACGCAGTAGGACGCAGTAGGCCGGCCGCTCACGACGCCTGCTCCTGTCCGCCGCCGGCGTCCTCCTCGCCGAGGTAGATGCGGATGACGTCGGGGTCGCGCTGGATCGCGCGCGGGTTGCCCTCGGCCACGCGTCTCCCGGCCCCCAGCACCAGGATCTCGTGCGAGATGTTCATGACCAGCCCCATGTCGTGCTCCACCAGCAGCACCGTCAGGCCGCCCGCGTTGATGCGCCCGATCGTCTCCGCGAGCTCCTCGGTCTCGCGCATGTTCAGGCCCGCGGCCGGCTCGTCGAGCAACAGCAGCGCCGGCTCGCACGCGAGCGCCCGGGCCAGCTCCACGAGACGCTGCTGCCCGTAGGCGAGGCTCACGGCTTCCTCCGCGGCGAGGTCGGCGAGGCCCAGAAAGGCCAGGATCCCGCGGCAACGCTCGCGTGCCGCCCTCCCCTCCCGCACCGATCCCGGCGTGCGCAGCATGCCCGCCACGAAGCCGGCGCGCGTGTGCCGGTGCCTGCCGGTGAGCACGTTCTCGAGCACGCTCATGCCCGGCACCAGCTGGATCTGCTGGAAGGTGCGCGCCATGCCCCGCGCGGCCATCTCGTGCGGCGGCAGCCCCGTGACCTCCGCGCCGCAGAAGCGCACCGAGCCGGCGTCGGGCCTCGCGTAGCCCGAGACGAGGTTGAAGACGGTGGTCTTGCCGGCGCCGTTGGGGCCGATGACCGCCTTGATCACCCCGGGCGGCACCGTGAACGAGAGGTCGCCGACGGCCTGCAGCCCGCCGAAGCGCCGGCCCAGCCCGCGCACCTCAAGCAGCGCTTCCATGGTCCCTCCGGCGCGCCAGGAGCCGCCGCACGCCGCGCCACACCCCGACCCCGACGACGCCCTCGGGCGCGAAGAGCATCATCGCCAGCAGGATGCCGCCGAAGACCAGGTCGTCCAGCGAGCCGAAGTAGCCGCGCAGGCTCAGGAAGGTCAGGAGCGTGCCCATGACCACCGCGCCGCGCAGGTTGGCCATCCCGCCCACCGCCACGATCGCGACGTAGCGGACGGACTTCATCACGGAGGCCTCCGAAGGCCCGATCCCGCCGTTGTAGTGCGTGAGCAGCACGCCGCCGAGCGCCGCCAGCGCCGCCGCGAGCACGAAGGTCCGGGTCTTGTAGGCGGCGATGGGCACGCCGACGGCCGCCGCCGCGTTCTCCGAGCCGTGGATCGCGCGCAACGCCCGGCCGACGCGCGCCTCGATGAGGTTCGAGAGCATCCAGAGCGTCGCCAGCACGATGCCCCAGGCGACGTAGTAGTTCGCCACCCGCGCCGCGGCGCGTCCGGTGACCGCGAAGCCCCCCACGAGCGGCAGTGCCGGCACGTCCGAGATGCCGTCGGCGCCGCCGAAGTGCGGGCTGCCGAGGAAGATGCGGTGGACGATGATGCCGAAGCCGAGCGTCGCCATCGCCAGGTAGTGCCCCCGCAGCCGGAACACCGGCCCGGCGACGAGCCAGGCGGTCAGCGCCGCGGCGGCGACCGCGGCGACGAGAGCCGCGCGCGGGTCGACGTGGAGGAGCGTGCCGCCGTAGGCGTCCGGGCGCGACTGGAGCAGGTGCAGCGTCTCGAGCGCCGCGGGCAGCGCCCGCCCGCGCAGGGGCGTGAGGTCATGCGTCGTCAGGAACGCGGCCACGTAGCCGCCGATCGCGAAGAACCCCGCCTGGCCCATGGAGGCCTGCCCGGCGAAGCCCATGAGCAGCGCGAGGCCCAGCACCACGAGCAGCGAGTACGCCGCCATGGTCAGCTGCGTCAGGTAGAAGACCTTGTGCGCTGCGCTCGCGGCCAGCTGCACCGCGATCACCGCGGCGGCGAGGCCCGCCGCGAAACCCGCACCGCGCCAGCGCCCGGCCACGCTAGTGCTCGCGCAGCCGCGCCGCCTCGGCGCTGCCGAGGATGCCGCTGGGCCGGACGAAGAGAACCCCGAGCATGATGGCGATCGCCACTGCGTCCTTGTAGGCCGCGGGCAGCGCCCAGACGCTGAACGACTCGAGCAGGCCGAGGACCAGGCCGCCCGCCGCCGCGCCGGCCGTGCTGCCGAGGCCGCCGAGGATCGCCGCCGTGAAACCCTTGATCGCCAGCCCCGTGCCGCTGTCGTACTGCACGTAGGTGATCGGGGAGACGACGCATCCCGCGAGCGCCCCCATCCCCGCGCTGAGCACGAAGGAGAAGGTGACCATGTTGCGGGCGTTGATGCCGCAGAGGCGCGCGGCGTCGCGGTTCAGCGCGCAGGCGCGCATCTGGCGCCCGAGGCGCGTCGCCCGGAAGAAGGCGCTGAGCGCCAGGACCATCACCCCGCAGACGCCGACGACCCAGAGCGCCTGCGGCGAGATCTTGGCGCCGCCGAGCGCGAGCGCGCTCACCGCGTCGCCCGTGAAGTGCGGCAGGGCGTGCGACTTCTCGTCCCAGACGTGGAGCGCGGCCTCGCGGACGAGGATCGAGACGCCGATGGTGATCATGATCATCCGCAGCACCGAGGGGCGGTGCAGCCAGCGGATGAAGAGCACCTCGATGAGGGCGCCGACGGCCATGGTGGCCGCGACCGCGCCCGCGATCGCCAGCGGCAGCGGCAGGTGCCGGTGCAGGCTGACCGCGGTCATCGCGCCGAGCATGAGGAACTCCCCCTGCGCGAAGTTGATGATGCCCGTGGTGTTGTAGATGATCGTGAAGCCGATGGCGACGACGCCGTAGACGACGCCGTAGGTCACGCCGGCCACGCAGAACTGCAGCAGGATCTCAGGGCTCACGGACGCCGTCCGGCCCGGGGCCGCCGCCGCGGCCCCGGGCTCCGGATGAGACGAGCGATATTACTTGGCCAGCACGAACTTGCAGTCTTTCCCGTTGGCGTCGACGGTCAGCATCTCGAAGGCGTCCATGCCGAGGCCGTTGTGGTCCGTCGGGGAGAAGTTGAAGATGCCCGCAGTGCCAATGAAGCCCTTGAGGTTCTCCAGCGCCGTGCGCGCGTTCTCCTTGTCCGCGCCCCCGACCTCGATCGCCTTGGCCAGCAGCGTGTACGCGTCGTAGGCGTGGCCGCCGAAGGTGCTCGCCGCCTCCTTCGCAAAGGCCTCATAGTCCTTCTTGTACTTGACCAGCAGCGCCTTCTGGGGGTTGGCGTCGGGCAACACATCCGCCACGAGCAGGCGGCCCGCCGGGAAGAGAACGCCGTTGGATGCCACGCCGCAGGCCTCGGCATACTTGATGTTGCCGAAGCCGTGGCTCTGGTAGACCGGCACGTTCCAGCCGAGCTTGCGCACGCTCACCGGGACCTTGGACTGCGCCGGCTCGATCGACCAGTTGACGACGGCCTGGACGTCCTTGGCCTTGAGCTTCGTGACGACGTCGTCGAGGTCGACAGCCGCCTTGTCGTACTCCTCGGCGATCACGATCTCGATGCCGAACTCGGGCGCCAGCTTCTCGAGCTGCCCGCGGCCGGCCTTGCCGAAGCCGGTGTTGCTGTTGAGCACGCCGACCTTGGTCAGGCCCTTCTTCTTGAGGTCGGCGAAGATCCAGCGAACCGCGTTCGCGTCGTTCTGCGGGGTCTTGAAGACCCACTTGAGCACCGGCGTCGTGATGGCCTCCGCCGCGGCGCAGGAGATCAGCAGCGTGGCGTTGTCCTCCAGGTACTGCTTGATCTTCATCGACTCGCCGCTCGTCGAGGGACCGAGCACGGCGAAGACCTTCTCCTCCTCGACCAGCTGCTTGGCCAGCGAGAGGGCCTTCTCGGCGTCGCCGCCCGAGTCCTTGATCAGGAGCTCGACCTTCATGCCCTTGATCCCGCCGGCCGCGTTGGTCTCGGCGGCGAGCATCTCGAGCGTCTTGGCCTCGGGCGCGCCGAGGAAGGCGGCCGGGCCGGTGACCGCGAGGATCGCGCCGACCTTGATCGTGTCCGCCGCCGCGGCGGCCCCGGCGGCGGCCAGCACCAGGCAGACTGCCAGCACCAACATCCGTGAGAGCGTGCGCATGCTTCCCTCCTGCGTCGTTGTCCCCGCCGCCCCCCGGAGGCGCCTGCCGCCGCCGCGGGACCGCACGGCGTTTCTACAGCGCGTACACCTTCTCGCCGGGGAGGATCGAGACCCCGGCCTTCTGGAGCGCGGCGATCGCCTTCTCCGGCTCGTCGAAGCGGAAGATGACCACCGCGTTGTCGGCGTGCCGCTCGACGAACGCGTACATGTACTCGACGTTGATACCCGCGGCGCCGAGCAGGTCGAGGATGTCCGCCAGCCCGTTCGGGCGGTCGGGGATCTCGACGGCGACGACCTCGGTCGTCCCCACCGTGAAGCCGTTGGCCTTGAGCAGCTCGACCGCGCGGCGGTTGTCGTTGACGATGAGGCGCAGGATGCCGAAGTCGGTGGTGTCCGCGAGCGTCAGCGCGCGCAGGTTGATGCCGCCGCCGCCGAGGATGCGGGTGACCTCGGACAGGCGCCCCGACTTGTTCTCGAGGAATACCGAAATCTGCTCGACCTTCATGGTGCGTGCCTCCCAGGGACGTGTGGGCGAAAGACGGGGGGTGCGTCCGTCCCCGCGCCCTACATCTTCCGCTTGTCGATCACGCGCTTCGCCTTGCCCTCGCTCCGCTGGATCGACTTGGGCTCGACGAGCTTGACCTTGCAGGTGACCCCGCAGTAGTCCTTGACGTCATTCTCGATGCGCCGCGCCAGGCCCTCGAGCTTCTTGACCTCGTCGCTGAAGGTGCCCTCCGTCACCTCGACCTGCACCTCGAGGGTGTCCATCTGGTTCACGCGGTCGACGATGAGCTGGTAGTGGGGCTCGACGCCGGGGAGCCCCACGAGGATGCTCTCGATCTGGGACGGGAAGACGTTGACGCCGCGGATGATAAGCATGTCGTCGGTGCGGCCGGTGACCCGCACCATCCGGGCCAGCGTGCGCCCGCAGCTGCACGGCGCCGTGTCCAGGCTGGTGATGTCGCGCGTGCGGTAGCGGATGACGGGGAAGGCCTCCTTGGTCAGCGACGTGAAGACCAGCTCGCCGCGGGCGCCCGCCGGCAGCACCTCGCCGGTGTCGGGGTCGATGACCTCGGCGAGGAAGTGGTCCTCGAAGACGTGGGGACCGTTCTTCGCGAGGCACTCCATCGCCACGCCCGGCCCCATGACCTCGGAGAGCCCGTAGATGTCGAGGGCGTCCAGGTGCAGCTTCTTCTCGATCTCCTTGCGCATGGCCTCCGACCAGGGCTCCGCGCCGAAGATGCCGACGCGCAGCTTGAGCGACGCCGGGTCGACGCCCAGCTCCTGGATCACCTCGGCCAGGTTCAGCGCGTACGACGGCGTGCAGGTCAGGACGGTGCCGCCGAAGTCCTGCAGGATCATGACCTGGCGCTTGGTGTTCCCGCCGGAGATCGGGATCACCGTGACCCCGTGCTTCTCGGCGCCGTAGTGGACCCCGAGCCCGCCCGTGAAGAGCCCGTAGCCGTAGGCGTTGTGGACGATGTCGCCGCGGTGCACGCCCGCGCACCCCAGCGAGCGCGAGCAGACCTCGGCCCACGCGTCGAGATCGTGCCGCGTGTAGCCGACGACCGTCATCTTGCCGGTCGTCCCCGAGGAGGCGTGGATGCGCGCGACGTCCGCCATCGGCACCGCGAAGAGGCCGAAGGGGTAGTGGTCCCGCAGGTCCTGCTTGGTCGTGAAGGGCAGCCGGCGCACGTCCTCGATGCTGCGGATGTCGTCGGCGCCGATGCCGGCGGCGCGGAAGCGCTCGCGGTAGAAGGGGACGTTCGCGATCACGCGGCGCACGGTCTCGCGCAGGCGCTCGACCTGGAGGCGCTGGAGCGAGGAGCGGTCAAGGGCGTCGTTCTGGTGCATCCGTCAGCCTCCCGTGTGGCCCGGGCTGACCGATCGCACCCCGCACGCGGCGGCCGCGGACATTCCCGAGCTGAATATTCGGAGTTTAGCCACCGCTGGCGACCGTGTCAACGAACCGGGCCCGCCGCGGCGGCGCCCGCGCCGAGGGCGAACGCCTTGAGGTTCACGTCGAGCACGCGCGCCGGCACCTGCCGGCGCAGCGCCTCCGCCCACACGTCCGGGGCGAAGCGCAGGATCGACGAGAGCGCGCCGAGGATGACGGCGTTCACGGCCTTGGCGTTGCCCGCGGCCAGCGCCAGCCCGTGGCCGTCGATGAAGACGCAGCGCGCGCCCGTCGCGCGCAGGCGCTCCTCGACGTCCGCGGGGTAGCGGGCCTTGCCCACGCTCACCGGCAGCGGGAGGATCTCCTGGGTGTTGACGAGCACCACGCTGTCGCGGTGGAGGTACTCGAGGTACCGCAGCGTCTCGAGGCGCTCGAAGGAGACGAGGTAGTCCGCCCCGCCGCGCGGGATGAGCGGCGAGTGCACGACGGGGCCGAAGCGCAGGTGCGAGACGACGCTGCCGCCGCGCTGCGCCATGCCGTGGACCTCGCTCTTCTTGACGTCGCTGCCCGCGAGGGCGGCCGCCTCCGCCAGCACCTCGCTCGCCAGGAGCACCCCCTGCCCGCCCACGCCGGCAAGCAGCACGCTCGTCACGGCGCTCATCGCCCGCCCTCCCCCGCCGCGACGAAGGCGGCGCGGTCGCAGTGGGCGGCGCAGACCCCGCAGCCGGTGCACAGCGCCGCGTCGACGACGGCGCGCGCCTCGCGACCCTCGCCCGTGAGCGAGAGCGCCGGGCAGGCGACGACGATGCAGCGGCGGCAGCCGTCGCACTTGGTCTCGTCCACGCGCAGCACCGCGCCGTGCGGCTTGCGCGTCAGCAGCACGCAGGGGCCGCGGTTGACCAGCAGCGCCGGTCCCGGCGCGGCCAGCAGCCGGTCGAGGGCCCCGGCGAGCCCCGGCAGGTCATAGGCGTCCGTCTCGACCACATCCGGGATTCCCATGGCGCGCCCGAGCGCCGCGATCGAGATCTCCGGCGTCGTCTCCCCCGCCAGCGTGCGCCCGGTCCCCGGGTGCTGCTGGCGGCCGGTCATCGCGGTGGTGCGATTGTCGAGAACGATCGTCAGCGTGTGCGCGCGGTTGTAGACGAGGTCCACCAGCGGGGTCAGCCCCGAGTGGAAGAACGTCGAGTCCCCGATCACCGCGACCACCTGCCGGCGCTCGGAGGGCGGGAGCGCGCGCTCCACGCCGTGCGCCACGCCGAGGCTCGCGCCCATGCAGAGGCAGGTGTCGAGCGCCGCCAGGGGCGGGAGCGCCGCGAGCGTGTAGCAGCCGATGTCGCCCGAGACGACGACCCGCCGCGCCTTGAGCAGCGAGAAGATGCCGCGATGCGGGCAGCCCGGGCAGAGCACCGGGGGCCGGCCCGGGAGGTCCGCCGGGCACGCGGCCAGCGCCGGCGACGATTCGCCGCCCCACGCCTCGGCCACGAGCGTCGGGTTGAGTTCGCCGACGAGCGAGCGCGCCGCCGCGCCCTCGACCGCGATCCCCCAGGAGCGCACCTGCTCCTCGATGAACGGGTCCAGCTCCTCGACGACGATCACCCGCCGGTGGCGCGCCGCGAAGGCCTCGATGCGCCGGCGCGGCAGCGGCCAGGTCATGCCGAGCTTCAGGAAGCTGGCCTTCGGGAAGGCCTCGCGGGCGTACTGGTAGGCGACGCCCGCCGCGATGATCCCCGGCTGGCCCTCCTCGCCGGCGATCTCGCGCGTCAGGTCGGTCGTCTCCGCCAGTTCGGCGAGCCGCCTCGTGCGCTCCTCGACCACGCGGTGGCGCCGGATGCCGTGCGCCGGGACCATCACGAGCTTCTCCGGCTCGCGCACGAACCGCTTCTCGACGGGCGACGCCACGCGCTCCCCGAAGGAGACGCGCCCTTTCGCGTGCGAGAGCCGCGTCACGGTGCGCAGCATGACGGGGGTGTCGTGCTCCTCGCTCAGGGCGAAGGCGCGCAGCGTGAAGTCGCGCGCCTCCTGGCTGTCGGCAGGCTCGAGCATCGGGACCTTGGCGAAGCGCGCGTAGTTGCGGTTGTCCTGCTCGTTCTGGCTGGAGAACTGCTGCGGGTCGTCGGCCGTGACCAGCACGAGCCCGCCGCGCACGCCGGTGTACGAGAGCGTGAAGAGCGGGTCGGCGGCGACGTTGACGCCCACGTGCTTCATCGTCACCAGCACGCGTGCGCCGGCCCACGACGCGCCGGCGCCGACCTCGAGGGCCACCTTCTCGTTGACGGACCACTGGCACCGCGGCCCCGGGAGCGTGGCGAGCACCTCGAGGATCTCGGTGCTCGGCGTCCCCGCGTATCCGGTGGCGAAGTCGACCCCCGCCTCCCACGCGCCGCGGGCGATGGCCTCGTTGCCCGAGAGCAGCGCGACCGTCGTCACGACGCCGGCGTGCCCTTGCCCGAGAGCGCCTGCACGCGCGTCTTCGCGTCCGCGGCCCAGGAGCCGTCGGGGTACTTGGCGAGCACGTCGCGGTACGCCTCCAGCGCCGCGGCGCTCTTGCCGCGCTTCTCCTCGATGCCGGCGATCTCCATCATGATCTGCGCGCGCGGCAGCACCGACTCCTTGTCCTCGAGCAGGGCCTGGAAGGCCGTGAGCGCCGCGTCGTCGCGCCCCTGCGACAGCTCGAGGTAGGCGAGCGCAACGCCGGCGAGCGACCCCAGATCACCCTTGGCGCTCTTGCCGCGCACCTGCTCATACGCCTGCCTCGCCTTGTCCGCGTCGCCGCCGGCGCCGAGCGCCCCGGCCTCGAGATAGCGCGCCACCTGCCCCGCGGGGGCGCTGTCGTACTTCTTCGCCAACTGGCCGAACTCGCTGACCAGATCGGCCGGCGGCGCGCCCGTCGTCACCTGGCCGAGGCGGGCGACGGCCGTGGAGACCGCCTCGTCCCGCTTCACCCGGGAGCGCTCGATGAGCGCCTTCGTCACGACCGCGAGCAGGAGCACGCCGACGGCCGCGCCCGCGATCGCCCCGGCGCGGGAGCGGTGCTCGGTGACCCACGTCCAGATGTGCTGCGAGGCGCTGAGGAACTCGTCGGGCTCCTTCAGGAGCTGCTTGCGCGATTGCTGTTGTGCCACGGAACGTCCTCCTGTCAGGCTGGTGTACCGGCGGCGAGCCTCGCGGCGAGGCGCTCGGCGTCCCGGAAGATGGCGGCGACCGCCCGTTCGGCGAGGCCGGCGCCGCGCGCCACGCGCGCGGCATGTTCCCGGGTGATGAGGTCACCCGGGCTGTGTGTGTCGGAGTTGACGACGAGGGTGGCCCCGGCCGCCGCGGCGAGGCGTGCGACGTGGCCGTTGGCGAGGCAATGGCCCTTGCGCGCCGAAAGCTCGAGGGCCACGGCGCGGCGCGCCGCCTGCCGCGCCTCGCGCGCCGTGATCAGGCCGGGGTGTGCGAGGATGTCGCAGCCGCCGGCGATCGCCATGGTGTTCGTGCCCTCGGGGACCGGCTCGACCAGCGTCTCGCCGTGGACGACGACCACGCGGGCGCCCATGCGCCGCGCCTCGCGGATCAGCTCCGGGATGAGCTCGGGCGGGTTGTGCGTCAGCTCGGCGCCGGGGAGGACGCGGATCTTCCAGTAGCGCGAGACCTCCGCCGCCGCCGCGACCGCTCCGCGCACCGCGTGCTCCAGCGTCGAGCTGTCGACGTGGTCCGTGATGGCCAGCCAGCGGTAGCCGAGCCGCTCGGCGCGGCGCGCCAGCTCGGCGGGCACCAGCTCGCCGTCAGAGAAAAGCGTGTGGGTGTGCAGATCGATCA
This region of bacterium genomic DNA includes:
- a CDS encoding branched-chain amino acid ABC transporter permease — translated: MSPEILLQFCVAGVTYGVVYGVVAIGFTIIYNTTGIINFAQGEFLMLGAMTAVSLHRHLPLPLAIAGAVAATMAVGALIEVLFIRWLHRPSVLRMIMITIGVSILVREAALHVWDEKSHALPHFTGDAVSALALGGAKISPQALWVVGVCGVMVLALSAFFRATRLGRQMRACALNRDAARLCGINARNMVTFSFVLSAGMGALAGCVVSPITYVQYDSGTGLAIKGFTAAILGGLGSTAGAAAGGLVLGLLESFSVWALPAAYKDAVAIAIMLGVLFVRPSGILGSAEAARLREH
- a CDS encoding ABC transporter ATP-binding protein — translated: MEALLEVRGLGRRFGGLQAVGDLSFTVPPGVIKAVIGPNGAGKTTVFNLVSGYARPDAGSVRFCGAEVTGLPPHEMAARGMARTFQQIQLVPGMSVLENVLTGRHRHTRAGFVAGMLRTPGSVREGRAARERCRGILAFLGLADLAAEEAVSLAYGQQRLVELARALACEPALLLLDEPAAGLNMRETEELAETIGRINAGGLTVLLVEHDMGLVMNISHEILVLGAGRRVAEGNPRAIQRDPDVIRIYLGEEDAGGGQEQAS
- a CDS encoding ACT domain-containing protein → MKVEQISVFLENKSGRLSEVTRILGGGGINLRALTLADTTDFGILRLIVNDNRRAVELLKANGFTVGTTEVVAVEIPDRPNGLADILDLLGAAGINVEYMYAFVERHADNAVVIFRFDEPEKAIAALQKAGVSILPGEKVYAL
- a CDS encoding ABC transporter substrate-binding protein, which gives rise to MRTLSRMLVLAVCLVLAAAGAAAAADTIKVGAILAVTGPAAFLGAPEAKTLEMLAAETNAAGGIKGMKVELLIKDSGGDAEKALSLAKQLVEEEKVFAVLGPSTSGESMKIKQYLEDNATLLISCAAAEAITTPVLKWVFKTPQNDANAVRWIFADLKKKGLTKVGVLNSNTGFGKAGRGQLEKLAPEFGIEIVIAEEYDKAAVDLDDVVTKLKAKDVQAVVNWSIEPAQSKVPVSVRKLGWNVPVYQSHGFGNIKYAEACGVASNGVLFPAGRLLVADVLPDANPQKALLVKYKKDYEAFAKEAASTFGGHAYDAYTLLAKAIEVGGADKENARTALENLKGFIGTAGIFNFSPTDHNGLGMDAFEMLTVDANGKDCKFVLAK
- a CDS encoding branched-chain amino acid ABC transporter permease, with product MAGRWRGAGFAAGLAAAVIAVQLAASAAHKVFYLTQLTMAAYSLLVVLGLALLMGFAGQASMGQAGFFAIGGYVAAFLTTHDLTPLRGRALPAALETLHLLQSRPDAYGGTLLHVDPRAALVAAVAAAALTAWLVAGPVFRLRGHYLAMATLGFGIIVHRIFLGSPHFGGADGISDVPALPLVGGFAVTGRAAARVANYYVAWGIVLATLWMLSNLIEARVGRALRAIHGSENAAAAVGVPIAAYKTRTFVLAAALAALGGVLLTHYNGGIGPSEASVMKSVRYVAIVAVGGMANLRGAVVMGTLLTFLSLRGYFGSLDDLVFGGILLAMMLFAPEGVVGVGVWRGVRRLLARRRDHGSAA
- a CDS encoding indolepyruvate oxidoreductase subunit beta, which gives rise to MSAVTSVLLAGVGGQGVLLASEVLAEAAALAGSDVKKSEVHGMAQRGGSVVSHLRFGPVVHSPLIPRGGADYLVSFERLETLRYLEYLHRDSVVLVNTQEILPLPVSVGKARYPADVEERLRATGARCVFIDGHGLALAAGNAKAVNAVILGALSSILRFAPDVWAEALRRQVPARVLDVNLKAFALGAGAAAAGPVR
- a CDS encoding tetratricopeptide repeat protein codes for the protein MAQQQSRKQLLKEPDEFLSASQHIWTWVTEHRSRAGAIAGAAVGVLLLAVVTKALIERSRVKRDEAVSTAVARLGQVTTGAPPADLVSEFGQLAKKYDSAPAGQVARYLEAGALGAGGDADKARQAYEQVRGKSAKGDLGSLAGVALAYLELSQGRDDAALTAFQALLEDKESVLPRAQIMMEIAGIEEKRGKSAAALEAYRDVLAKYPDGSWAADAKTRVQALSGKGTPAS
- a CDS encoding histidinol phosphate phosphatase domain-containing protein, which encodes MIDLHTHTLFSDGELVPAELARRAERLGYRWLAITDHVDSSTLEHAVRGAVAAAAEVSRYWKIRVLPGAELTHNPPELIPELIREARRMGARVVVVHGETLVEPVPEGTNTMAIAGGCDILAHPGLITAREARQAARRAVALELSARKGHCLANGHVARLAAAAGATLVVNSDTHSPGDLITREHAARVARGAGLAERAVAAIFRDAERLAARLAAGTPA
- a CDS encoding phenylacetate--CoA ligase → MHQNDALDRSSLQRLQVERLRETVRRVIANVPFYRERFRAAGIGADDIRSIEDVRRLPFTTKQDLRDHYPFGLFAVPMADVARIHASSGTTGKMTVVGYTRHDLDAWAEVCSRSLGCAGVHRGDIVHNAYGYGLFTGGLGVHYGAEKHGVTVIPISGGNTKRQVMILQDFGGTVLTCTPSYALNLAEVIQELGVDPASLKLRVGIFGAEPWSEAMRKEIEKKLHLDALDIYGLSEVMGPGVAMECLAKNGPHVFEDHFLAEVIDPDTGEVLPAGARGELVFTSLTKEAFPVIRYRTRDITSLDTAPCSCGRTLARMVRVTGRTDDMLIIRGVNVFPSQIESILVGLPGVEPHYQLIVDRVNQMDTLEVQVEVTEGTFSDEVKKLEGLARRIENDVKDYCGVTCKVKLVEPKSIQRSEGKAKRVIDKRKM
- the iorA gene encoding indolepyruvate ferredoxin oxidoreductase subunit alpha, yielding MTTVALLSGNEAIARGAWEAGVDFATGYAGTPSTEILEVLATLPGPRCQWSVNEKVALEVGAGASWAGARVLVTMKHVGVNVAADPLFTLSYTGVRGGLVLVTADDPQQFSSQNEQDNRNYARFAKVPMLEPADSQEARDFTLRAFALSEEHDTPVMLRTVTRLSHAKGRVSFGERVASPVEKRFVREPEKLVMVPAHGIRRHRVVEERTRRLAELAETTDLTREIAGEEGQPGIIAAGVAYQYAREAFPKASFLKLGMTWPLPRRRIEAFAARHRRVIVVEELDPFIEEQVRSWGIAVEGAAARSLVGELNPTLVAEAWGGESSPALAACPADLPGRPPVLCPGCPHRGIFSLLKARRVVVSGDIGCYTLAALPPLAALDTCLCMGASLGVAHGVERALPPSERRQVVAVIGDSTFFHSGLTPLVDLVYNRAHTLTIVLDNRTTAMTGRQQHPGTGRTLAGETTPEISIAALGRAMGIPDVVETDAYDLPGLAGALDRLLAAPGPALLVNRGPCVLLTRKPHGAVLRVDETKCDGCRRCIVVACPALSLTGEGREARAVVDAALCTGCGVCAAHCDRAAFVAAGEGGR